CATCACAAACAGCGAGCCATTATCGGGGTTGAAGGTCATGGCATTGCCGCCGTAGGCAAAAGTTTGGGGAGGCGTATCGCCGCCGGGGAGGCGGAACGCGCCCCGGTAAACCAGGTCGGCGGGCTGCACTAAAGCCCCATCGGCCGGCGGCGAGGCAGGAGTTTTGGTGACAACAGGCAGATAGACGGTGTCGGGATAATATTCGTCGGCGCCTGCATCCGGGGCCGAGCCGTTGGGCCGGAGGTCGCCGTCAAAATCATTAGTTATGTCGGGCCGGGCCGCAGCCTGGTCTATGGCCTGGGTGGCGTCGGCCACCAGGTGTAGGTCGGCCTGGGCCGGGTTGGCAAACCAACTGCTCTGGGCCGTGACCACGTTGCCGGTGTCAATGCCGCCCGCGCCGTCCCGGTCAACCCAAATGGTCATATTGCTCAGGTTGTAGGCAAAAGTGCCCGAGGTGTCGGGATAACGGGCCTCCATGCCCCAGGTGAGACCGTTGGGGTTCAGGAGCAAGGCGGTGTTGTGGGCCACCACCCAGCCGGTGGCGTGAACCATTTCGATGACCGAATCGTGAAGTTGGCTGGCATAGATGAAGTTGTTGCGCACAATGCCGCCGGTGTGGTCGCCGGGGCCGTGGTCGGCGTTGCCAAAGGCAATACCCTGGTAGCAGTTTACCAACAGGTTGCGCTCAACCACCGTGTCGGCGGAGCCGGACCAGAATAAAATGGTCGGCGTGGCGGCGTTGCCCGGCGTGCGGATACGATACCAGTCGTTGTCGCGCACCGTCCAGCGGTGGGCGTTGTGGGCGCTGATGCCGTTGGTGTAA
The window above is part of the Anaerolineae bacterium genome. Proteins encoded here:
- a CDS encoding right-handed parallel beta-helix repeat-containing protein, whose amino-acid sequence is MKTNKLFLFTFILFLSSVINCQTGAAGSVFQRTPLSNSTGQPLATIDVASQRNSFCPALPAPAGPTVTVSTEADLRDRAYNAAPGTTILVSPGVYNLTNVVQVVNNNITIRSSTGNRADVILDGGGMLTGTFTHAILIEADDVTIANLTIRNADEHGISVNGSDRPTLYNLHLIDTGYQLVKVNPAGDGSEDGLLACSRLEYTTAAPTDYTNGISAHNAHRWTVRDNDWYRIRTPGNAATPTILFWSGSADTVVERNLLVNCYQGIAFGNADHGPGDHTGGIVRNNFIYASQLHDSVIEMVHATGWVVAHNTALLLNPNGLTWGMEARYPDTSGTFAYNLSNMTIWVDRDGAGGIDTGNVVTAQSSWFANPAQADLHLVADATQAIDQAAARPDITNDFDGDLRPNGSAPDAGADEYYPDTVYLPVVTKTPASPPADGALVQPADLVYRGAFRLPGGDTPPQTFAYGGNAMTFNPDNGSLFVM